The following DNA comes from Pyxidicoccus trucidator.
CGGGCGTCCATCGGTCCATGTTCGCTCCTGCTGTGTCGTCCATGGACCTACCTGCTCACCTCGGGCGCTGGTGTCGATCCCCTGGCCCTTGCCTGCTCTCTCGCCGTAACCTGTTCGACGTTCTAGGCTCTGGCCGGAGGAAGCCTTCTTCTTCGAGTACACGCCTCGCGAGACGAGCGCCGCGGTGCTGGAGTTCTTCAAGGGCTTCAGCGGCTACGTACAGGCCGATGCGGGAAGCCTTCTCCTCCTGGGCCGAGGCGGAGCACGAGAAGGTGCGTGAAGAGCGCGGCCTTTTGCGCAAGGCGCTCGGCTACGCCGTGCGGCACCACGAGGCCCTGCGACGCATGCGGCGACCGCCCGGACCGCGGAAGACGGGGCTCGTGCAGCGGATACGCCGAAGTGCGAATGATCATGTCGAAGCTTGCGCCTCGTCTGCTTGTCATCGGGCCCGGCATTCGGCCAGTTTCAATGAGCGCTTCGGACAATCAAGGGGTGGAGCGCCCGCCAATCTCCGGGAAGCGCTCGTAGGCCCGCAGGAGCGCGTCCAGGTGGGCGGGGTTGTCGAGGTCGAGAGGTGCGTCCGTGAGACGAACAACCCACCCGCCCGTCGCGGTGCGCCGCGCTCGCGAGAGCAGGTCCGCGTCGCGGGCCGGGTCCGGGAAGCCGATGGCTAGGGCGGCGGCGGCGGACCAGTAGTTCAACCACCCGAGGCGATGGGGAAGCTCCGGCGCGCGGATGTGCCACGAGGGCTTGAGTGCCGGCAGCCCTCGGGGTGGAGCCTCCAGGTCAAGCGCCGGATTCTGCGTCTGCTGCGCGATCTCCACGCCCGCGCTGAACGGCGTCGCATGCCCCCAGAACGCACGCGCGCCCTCCGCCACGCCCTCCAGCACATCCGCTGCCGCCGCGATGCTGTTCCCGGTCAGGGGCAGGGCCGCATGCACCTCAAACTGGGCCTGACCGCCTGAGGAGATGTTCGCCGCCGCTTCCCATCCGGATACCGACACCAGGTAGCGCTCGTCGCCGTTGCAAACGAGTGGAAATCCCCGCCCGTTCGGTCTCCCCCGGGCGAGCCATGTCGTGCGATGCGGCAGCGGGATGAACTGCCCCTCTTTGGAAATCGTCCATTCCAGGCGCACGCCAGGGAGCGTGCGTTCCATTTGAAGAACCACGTCCAGAGGGCGGCCATCATCGCTCACGAACTCGGGTGAGTAGACGATGAGGGCGAGTTCATTTTCTTGGGTAGCCGGCATTTCAGCACCAGTCCATGACGACGATGATGCCCCTGAGATTCGGGTCCTGGAGTTCCAGTGCGGCTTTATGCGCTGCGCTGCGCACGCCCACTCGGAAGTCAAATCCGCAGGCCCTCGCGAGTCCGTGCTCGCGCTGCAGTTCCTCCGCTTGATTCTCAATCACAATTCTTCGAAGGGCGACTGTGTACGTGTCGAAGTTGTCGGTCTTGACCTCCCACAGCACGCGCGTGCGGGGTTGCAGTGCGTCGAAGCGCTTCCCGTTGACGAGCACGTCCGAGCCAGGGAAGCCATTCAGCGGAACCCTGTCGGCGCACTGGTTGTGCAGGGCATCGCCGCCCAGGTGCGGCACGGGCTGGGGGACGCACTCGGGCCGGCGCTCTCGCTCCGAGTGCTCGGGTGGCAGAGGGGGAAGCCAGTCCTGCCCGGAGGGCTCCGGCGCAGGCTTCCGTTCCGCCAAGGGCTCCCGAGGGGTGGGCTTCGTCTCAATCACGGGCTCCGCTTCCTCGGAGTAGGGCCGCCGCAGCTCATAGGCCTCCAGCTCCTCGTGAATGGCGACGGCCACCACCACGGCGCCGATGATGACCACCGCTCCCACGAGGATGTACGGCTGGGACAAGAGGCAGATGCCGACCATCGCGGGCACCGCCACCGCGCCCGCGGCGGCCACCGTGCAGCGCCGCTCGGGGTCGTGGAAGCGGATTCTGCGCGTATCGAGCGTGTGGAAGCACCGCTCCACGAGTACGGGCCAGGGATGGGAGGCCTCCTGGACGACGCAGCGCCCCTCGTCCGTCCAGGGCAGGGCCGCCGCTCTCTGGAGGTTGGCCATCCTTGGGTTGCGAGCCACCGGCTCGCCTGGACGAGGCTCCGTCGTCGCGCAGGCGGAGAGAAGGAGCAGCAGTGCGATGCAGGAGCGGAAACGCATGGCCACGTCCTCTCCAGTCAAGCCAGGGCACCGTGGGTCAGGGCTGGCCGGCTCCAGAGTATGCCAGCAGCCCTGATGGCGAGGCCCTGCTGGAGTCCGCCAAGCACATGAGAGAGGCCACCGCCTCAGGGACTAGCTACCTCCTTCGGCGCGGCTGACGCAGACGGCGCTCGCGCACCGATGCTCCAACAGGCAGCGGTAAAGCGGACTTCAGCTCCGTGCACATAGGGCTCGAAGGCGGCACGGACCGTCTCGATGACCTGCGTGCGAGTCCGGTCGTCCGCCTCTTGAAGGAACATCCCGACGGGACCGAGCCGGGTCAGATAACGGACCAGCTCCTTCTCGGGAAGGGTGCAGGCGACATCGATTGGCTGGATATCAATCTCGGCCCAGCCGCTCTCCTCCAGGATGGAGGAGACCCGGCTCGGGTCCGCGAAGGCGAACTGCCCCGGCGCTCCCGGCCGGCGGGCGGGGAGGTTCGGCAGGAGCGGTGCCGCGGCGCGCTCGGCTGTCGTCATGAACGGATTCTCCGCGGCACTCCGCCAGGCGATGAACCGGAGCTCGGCGTCGTGCCTTGCCGCTTGCCGCAGGTTCGCAAAGGCCCGGACAGGGTCGTCGAAGAACATCACGCCGAAGCGCGAGATGAGCAGGTCGAAGCTTGCAGGCTCGAACGCGTGGAGCTGCGCGTTGGCGCAGATGAAGCTTGCCGGCGTACCTTCCCGTTCCGCGCGGGCCCGGGCGGCGGAAATCATCGGCTCCGAAATGTCGATGCCGGTGCAGCGGCCCTTCGCTCCGAGCCGCCGCGCGACGGCGAGCAGGACGCTGCCCGTGCCGCAGCCGACGTCGAGCACTCGACCTCCGGATTCGGCGGGAACCGCTTCGACGAGCAGGTCTTCGAACGGCTTGAACAGCTGGTCGAGCAGCTCCTGCATCTCGACCCAGGTACGGCCGGCGCGGCCGTTCCAGAGCTTCGTCTGCTCGTCATCGGGCGGGTGAGTGACTTCCATGAGCGTCTCCCTCTGCTGACTTGCCTTCAAGAAGTGGAAACCGCACTGTGCCAGTTCAAGTCGACTTGAGGTCAAGAGGATGGGAGACCTGGACATCTCCGAGGTGGCGCGGCGGTCCGGCGTTCCTGCGTCGACACTGCGGTTCTATGAGGAAAAGGGGCTGATCGCCTCCATCGGCAGAAGGGGCCTGCGCCGTCTGTTCGCTCCTGACGTGCTGGAACGGCTGGCGCTGATTGCGCTGGGGCGCGCTGCCGGCTTCTCGCTTGATGAGGTCGCGCTCATGTTCGCGTCGGACGGTCGGCCGCGTATCGACCGGAAGATGCTCGCGGCCAAGGCGGACGAGCTGGACAGGACGCTCCGCAAGCTGACCGCCATGCGCGACGGCCTCCGGCACGCCGCGGCCTGTCCCGCGCCGAGCCACATGGAATGCCCCACCTTCCGCCGCATGCTGCGGGCCGCCGCGTCTGGAACGATGGGAGCGCGAAGGAAGAGGGCTCCGCGGCCGCCGTGAAGTCGAGCATCGAGCTCCTCGAACACGCGTCACCGACGCCCCGTACCGGACAGCGGTACACGCACCCAGGACGGACTTTCAACGAACCACCAGCATGCCTGCTCGCTCCGCCGTGGAAGCTCACGAGGTGCGGGCGATGGCGGGCACCCCCCCGGTGATTACCCTTCGGACGGAAGTCCTCCCTCTCTCGTCGAGGAGACCCTCATGAAAGCCGTCGTGCTGAAGTCCTACGGGGATGTGGATGCGCTTGCCGTGCAGGAGATGCCCGAGCCCCAGGTGGGACCGGGCGAGGTGAAGGTGCGCGTCTCCGCCGCGAGCATCAACCCGGTGGACTGGAAGATTCGCCGGGGTGACCTGAAGGCGGGGATGCCCGTGAAGTTCCCCACCATCCTCGGGCGGGACGTGGCCGGTGAGGTCATCGAGGTGGGACCGGGCGTGGACGCGTTCAAGCCGGGCGACAGGGTGATGGGCCTGGTGAGCGCCGGCTACGCGGAGCGGGTCGTCGCACCCGTGGAAGCCTGGGCGAAGGTGCCCGAGTCGATGGACTTGAAGGACGCCGCCGCGTTGCCCCTCGTCACGCTGACAGGCGTGCAGTTGATGGAAGAGGCGGTGAATCCGAAGCAGGGCGACACGGTGCTCGTCACCGGAGCGCTGGGCGCGGTGGGACGTGCCGCCGTCTTCGCGGCGAAGGCCCGGGGCGTGAAGGTCTGGGCCGGCGTGCGCGCCAGCCAGAAGGCGGAGGCGGAGAAGCTGGGGGTGGAGGGCGTGGTCGCGCTCGAAGCCGCCGAGGAGGTCGCGAAGCTGCCCATGCTGGATGCCGTCGCTGACACCGTGGGCGGCAAGGCCGTGGCCGGAGTGCTGGACAAGGTGAAGCCGGGCGGCACCCTGGGCAGCGTGGTGGGCGAGCCTGCGGAAGCGAAGGGACGGAACCTCACCGTGCGCGCCATCTTCTCGCATCCGGACTCGCGCCGCCTCACGCAGCTGGGGCAGAGCGCGGCGAAGGGAGACCTGGTCATCCCCGTCAGCAAGCGGTTCCCCCTGGACCAGGTGAAGGAAGCCCAGAAGCTCGCGGAGCAGGGCGGCGTGGGCAAGGTGCTGCTCACCAACTGAAGACAGCGGCACATCGCCCATGGCCCATGAGCGCGGTCCACGCCCGCGCGCCGCACGCGGCGCGGCTCAGCGCGGGTGGAACTGCTCGATGGTGATCTCCTCGGCCAGCGCGTGGAGGGGCGCTCCGAAGGTGGTGACTGTGGTGAACCAGTGCGTGGTGACGCCGTCGACGCTGAAGGTCAACGGTACCAGCACGGACCCTGCGCTCCCGGGCATCGGCGGGAGGTCGCGCGCGTCGGGGAACGTGAGCACGCGCGCCAGCACGCGCGCGGACTCGGAGTGGGGGCCGCGCAGCCGGGCGTTCTCCCGCAGCCGGTGGAGCAGGAAGCCCGCCACCTCCTGCCAGTTCCCGATGGCAGAGCGCACCCGTCCGGGTGCGAAGACCAGGTCCATCAGGTTGAGGTGCCCGAGCGCGTCTCGCCCCTCTCCCATCAGCGTGAGCGCGCCGACGTTCGCATCGAGCACCGTCGAGGCCGCGTCGAGCACCAGGGCGGGGTGCGGGTCGTGCGCCTTGAGCATCATCTCCGCCGCCTGACGGAGCTCCTTCAGCGCTTCGCTGTTCCAGCCGCCTTCGCCGAACCGTGGCGCGTAGCCGGCCGCCACGAGCAGGACGTTGCGCTCTCGCAACCCGAGCATCAGCGCGTCGGCCAGCCGCAGCACCATGTCCTGGCTGGGCGCCGTCCGGCCCGACTCGATGAAGGCCAGGTGTCGGGGAGACACCTCGGCGTCGAGCGCCAGGCTGAGCTGGCTCTTGCCACGCAGCGCACGCCAGTCCTTCAACAGCGTGCCCAGCTCGCTGCCGCCGCCCGCCGCGACCGGCTTCCGCGCCGTGACGCGCCTGGCGTCCATCACAGCCTTGTCATCGACGTTACGCACGGCAGACCCTCCTCGCGGTTACCCGATGATGAACCACGCCGCACTTCCCTCCGAGGTCATTGCGGGGTGCCCTGCGGAACTGAAGTCTTCGGGGCGAACCCTCACACCGGAAGTGCCCTCATGGATGACCGCCTCGTCTACCGCCTCGATGCCTTCGCCGCCATCTTCATGGGCGCCGTGTTGCTGGTCTGGGCCACGCCCCTCACCACGCTCGCCGGCTGGCCGCTGCCCCCGGCCTTCCTGTTCGGCGTGGGCCTGTTCCTGGTGCCCTGGGCCGGCTTCAATGCGTGGGTGTCCGTCCAGCCGGCAGTCCCCTTGCGCGCCGCGTGGGTGCACCTCGTGGTCGATGCCTCGTGGGTGCTCGGCAGCGGAGCGCTGCTCGTGGCGTACGCACCGGGGATGTCGGGCGTCGGCGTCGCGCTCGTCGCGGGCCAGGCCGTCTCCGTGCTCGGAGTCTTCACGCTCAAGCTCATGGGGGCCGCTCGCCCCCGTCTCGTTCGCGGTTGAGCCGGAGGCGCTGCCGGCTCCACGCGCCGTCACTCAATCGTGGAGTTCGTCACCACGATGGGCGTATCCGAGTGATTCGAAATCTGGGGATGCGTCACGTACCACGAGCCGCCCGTGTTGTTCTTGATGACCGAGCGGTCGATGCGGATGTCGCCCGAGTGGTCGTTGCTGACGAAGAAGATGGCGCTGCCGTGGGCGTTGACCTCGTTGTGCTCGATTCGCGTGCCGCAGAGGGACAGCGTCATCCTGTCGCCATCGTTGTAGATGGCCCCGCCGCTGCCCCCTCCCGGGGTGCCCTCCCTCGCGGGGTTCGCGCCGTTGCCGATGGCCCGGTTGTGGGAGAAGAGGCTGTTGATGACGGTCCACGACACGCCGATGCTGCTGATGCCGCCACCGTTGGAGCAGACTCCGCCGTAGCCCTGCTTGCCACCGAACGTGGTGTTCACCACGTAGACGGGCCGTCCCTCGTACTGGCTGAACACCCGAAGGGCGCCGCCACCGACGTCGGGCCCGACATCGGCACAGGCGTTGTTGAAGAAGCGGGAGTTGATGACCTTCACGCGCCCACCGCGCACCCAGACCGCTCCGCCTCCGTCGAACTCCGTCTCGCTCTTGGAGCTGGCGTCCACGAACGTCAGGTTTTGGAGCGTCAGCCGGGGATGGTCCTGGTTCTGGCAGTGCGCGGTCGTCCACACCTGCTTCTGGTCGCAGGTGTTCATGTAGAGGATGCGGTGCCTGCCCGCTCCGCTGAGCGTCACCAGGCCCTTGCCGTCGATGACGATGTCCGGCCCCTTGTCGTTGAAGACCTTCGCCGTCCTGTCGAGCGTGAGGGTGACGGGCTCCGGTCCGCAGTCGAAGGTGATGACCCCGCCTCTGGCCACGGCCTCGACGAAGGCCGCACTGGTACAGCTTGCCGGAGTTCCCGTACCGACGACGGTGGTGGGCTTGGAGA
Coding sequences within:
- a CDS encoding DUF5953 family protein: MPATQENELALIVYSPEFVSDDGRPLDVVLQMERTLPGVRLEWTISKEGQFIPLPHRTTWLARGRPNGRGFPLVCNGDERYLVSVSGWEAAANISSGGQAQFEVHAALPLTGNSIAAAADVLEGVAEGARAFWGHATPFSAGVEIAQQTQNPALDLEAPPRGLPALKPSWHIRAPELPHRLGWLNYWSAAAALAIGFPDPARDADLLSRARRTATGGWVVRLTDAPLDLDNPAHLDALLRAYERFPEIGGRSTP
- a CDS encoding DUF6310 domain-containing protein — encoded protein: MRFRSCIALLLLLSACATTEPRPGEPVARNPRMANLQRAAALPWTDEGRCVVQEASHPWPVLVERCFHTLDTRRIRFHDPERRCTVAAAGAVAVPAMVGICLLSQPYILVGAVVIIGAVVVAVAIHEELEAYELRRPYSEEAEPVIETKPTPREPLAERKPAPEPSGQDWLPPLPPEHSERERRPECVPQPVPHLGGDALHNQCADRVPLNGFPGSDVLVNGKRFDALQPRTRVLWEVKTDNFDTYTVALRRIVIENQAEELQREHGLARACGFDFRVGVRSAAHKAALELQDPNLRGIIVVMDWC
- a CDS encoding class I SAM-dependent methyltransferase; protein product: MEVTHPPDDEQTKLWNGRAGRTWVEMQELLDQLFKPFEDLLVEAVPAESGGRVLDVGCGTGSVLLAVARRLGAKGRCTGIDISEPMISAARARAEREGTPASFICANAQLHAFEPASFDLLISRFGVMFFDDPVRAFANLRQAARHDAELRFIAWRSAAENPFMTTAERAAAPLLPNLPARRPGAPGQFAFADPSRVSSILEESGWAEIDIQPIDVACTLPEKELVRYLTRLGPVGMFLQEADDRTRTQVIETVRAAFEPYVHGAEVRFTAACWSIGARAPSASAAPKEVASP
- a CDS encoding helix-turn-helix domain-containing protein, giving the protein MGDLDISEVARRSGVPASTLRFYEEKGLIASIGRRGLRRLFAPDVLERLALIALGRAAGFSLDEVALMFASDGRPRIDRKMLAAKADELDRTLRKLTAMRDGLRHAAACPAPSHMECPTFRRMLRAAASGTMGARRKRAPRPP
- a CDS encoding NADP-dependent oxidoreductase; translation: MKAVVLKSYGDVDALAVQEMPEPQVGPGEVKVRVSAASINPVDWKIRRGDLKAGMPVKFPTILGRDVAGEVIEVGPGVDAFKPGDRVMGLVSAGYAERVVAPVEAWAKVPESMDLKDAAALPLVTLTGVQLMEEAVNPKQGDTVLVTGALGAVGRAAVFAAKARGVKVWAGVRASQKAEAEKLGVEGVVALEAAEEVAKLPMLDAVADTVGGKAVAGVLDKVKPGGTLGSVVGEPAEAKGRNLTVRAIFSHPDSRRLTQLGQSAAKGDLVIPVSKRFPLDQVKEAQKLAEQGGVGKVLLTN
- a CDS encoding helix-turn-helix domain-containing protein; this translates as MRNVDDKAVMDARRVTARKPVAAGGGSELGTLLKDWRALRGKSQLSLALDAEVSPRHLAFIESGRTAPSQDMVLRLADALMLGLRERNVLLVAAGYAPRFGEGGWNSEALKELRQAAEMMLKAHDPHPALVLDAASTVLDANVGALTLMGEGRDALGHLNLMDLVFAPGRVRSAIGNWQEVAGFLLHRLRENARLRGPHSESARVLARVLTFPDARDLPPMPGSAGSVLVPLTFSVDGVTTHWFTTVTTFGAPLHALAEEITIEQFHPR